One region of Vibrio sp. FE10 genomic DNA includes:
- a CDS encoding putative bifunctional diguanylate cyclase/phosphodiesterase, whose protein sequence is MSSVGIVRPKYPFAEFNMMTSYQPFEYLQCPIWIYDIDNKRITWANSSALPLWESESLFELTSRDFSVEMSKAIEATLEEYQRQFQRNQSIKTWWNFTPKYIAKRALCLFSGIPLPDGRTGMLVQVIAEEGSLKHDLACSDGSNLSLLFDRSGAVVSANSAFSQNYGSPFTTLSDFVSSEEIAAQWLFSARKGQEILEEVSCHIGDKAHHFDVQGKWLFDKSELLLNLTCTTKQKEKLIKARYNAEHDCLTELYNRRGITNLLETSIAYRSPFELMFVDLDGFKLVNDTYGHSVGDQLLKQVGERLKQLVDETCMIGRFGGDEFIVIAHTCRNHNIPLLCSRIIDALNRSFHIRGIGTLSVGCSIGTAHFPDNAVDQESLLKQAGMAMHIAKANGRNRFQTFTPNLAQILHRKVEIRHRLTQALENDDLNLHYQPIMNINHGKVKGFEALLRWSDKELGNIGPDEFITLAEETGQIVPLGKWVLNSALKQLSIWHREFDSELMMSINISSIQMHATFAEQLSAMLNFYNIHPQSIALEITESSMIFKHGEVRQALNDISKLGVELHLDDFGTGYSSLSMLHDLPISTVKLDKSFVHGSHKGSKAIVQATHAICDKLGLKVVAEGVETETQKDFLIDCGYQYLQGFLFSKPIPSNEVEIQFLSA, encoded by the coding sequence GTGAGTTCGGTTGGCATCGTTCGCCCAAAATATCCGTTTGCCGAGTTTAATATGATGACAAGTTATCAACCTTTCGAGTATCTCCAGTGTCCTATTTGGATATATGACATTGATAACAAGAGAATAACTTGGGCAAACAGCAGCGCCCTGCCTCTCTGGGAATCTGAATCTCTGTTTGAGCTGACATCGCGTGACTTTAGTGTAGAAATGTCAAAGGCGATAGAAGCCACACTTGAAGAGTACCAAAGGCAATTTCAGCGAAACCAAAGCATCAAAACATGGTGGAACTTCACGCCCAAGTACATTGCTAAGCGGGCACTGTGTTTGTTTTCTGGGATCCCATTGCCAGACGGCCGAACTGGAATGCTGGTGCAAGTCATCGCAGAAGAAGGTAGCCTAAAGCACGACCTCGCTTGTTCTGATGGCTCTAACCTATCCCTTCTGTTTGATAGATCGGGAGCGGTAGTGAGTGCTAACTCTGCATTTTCCCAAAACTATGGTTCGCCGTTTACCACCCTTTCCGATTTCGTTTCAAGTGAAGAAATAGCCGCCCAATGGTTGTTTTCAGCACGTAAAGGCCAAGAGATTTTAGAAGAAGTCAGCTGCCATATTGGTGATAAAGCCCACCACTTTGATGTGCAGGGAAAATGGCTATTTGATAAGAGTGAGCTGCTGTTAAACCTGACTTGCACAACCAAACAGAAAGAGAAGCTGATAAAGGCCAGATACAACGCGGAACACGACTGCCTAACTGAGCTTTACAATCGCCGTGGCATCACCAACCTTCTGGAAACCAGCATCGCCTATCGCTCACCTTTTGAATTGATGTTCGTTGACCTTGATGGCTTCAAACTGGTGAATGACACCTATGGCCACAGTGTCGGTGACCAACTGCTCAAACAAGTGGGTGAACGCCTGAAACAGCTCGTTGATGAAACCTGTATGATCGGCCGATTTGGTGGCGACGAATTCATTGTGATTGCCCACACCTGCCGAAACCACAACATCCCGCTGCTATGCTCGCGTATTATTGATGCACTGAATAGAAGCTTCCATATCCGTGGCATTGGCACACTTTCTGTTGGATGTAGCATTGGTACGGCGCATTTCCCTGATAACGCAGTGGACCAAGAGTCATTACTTAAGCAAGCAGGTATGGCAATGCACATTGCTAAAGCCAATGGTCGAAACCGCTTCCAGACTTTCACGCCGAACTTAGCGCAGATCCTTCATAGGAAAGTAGAAATCCGCCATCGATTGACTCAAGCCTTGGAAAACGACGACCTTAATCTGCATTATCAGCCGATCATGAACATCAACCACGGTAAGGTGAAAGGGTTTGAAGCACTGCTGCGTTGGTCAGACAAAGAGCTCGGTAATATTGGCCCTGATGAATTCATCACTCTGGCGGAAGAAACCGGCCAGATCGTCCCGCTAGGAAAGTGGGTGCTCAATTCTGCCCTTAAGCAGCTATCGATATGGCATCGAGAGTTTGATAGTGAACTGATGATGAGCATTAATATCTCGAGTATTCAGATGCACGCGACCTTTGCTGAACAACTGTCGGCCATGCTTAACTTCTACAATATCCACCCTCAAAGCATCGCCCTTGAAATCACCGAATCCTCAATGATTTTCAAACACGGTGAAGTTAGGCAGGCACTGAACGATATATCCAAACTGGGTGTTGAGCTTCACCTTGACGATTTCGGCACTGGTTATTCCTCTCTATCCATGTTGCACGACCTACCAATTAGCACGGTTAAACTCGATAAAAGCTTTGTCCACGGTTCGCACAAAGGAAGTAAAGCGATTGTCCAGGCGACCCATGCTATCTGTGACAAATTGGGGTTAAAGGTAGTGGCTGAAGGCGTCGAGACCGAAACCCAAAAAGACTTCTTAATCGACTGTGGATACCAGTATCTTCAAGGATTTTTGTTCAGTAAGCCGATTCCCTCAAATGAAGTCGAGATTCAATTTTTGTCCGCTTGA
- a CDS encoding EAL domain-containing protein — protein MHCSFNINNNNESLQLIYNEEKIYIKRDSNKISEETLNSKESFVLKFLLEHSSISNPQSARDVEESFKLHFDEEFSLYALKNIIASIRKKYRNLCKKANVNNKNELISNLYKVGYFIDLDKSSTNRIAPKYNINQFKPSHKDVLKLMFNAYQKELIRALILVFTVSSIILFVVYFFQILYTTKIADEYSQNTKEIAEEVMSYGCNNEGTVHALRHSLNLDSVVMTTPLGSCYVSKTRSKMVELDQIDGFYDSADFAYSRFTDLEHDIDLTVRISKGSIEARYRNSLLPLLVDSVSIQKNGYYILNLGENSTSIYQAPLPSGASITFYSNDIVALWVTLAMLLATLLYHSYILGFVVYILRWKNISFEEEPIINTEDNSVLYYELLSRVRNVGVLDFINTMRRINLLTFHTILLIETVKNAKANNSHEIYGVNVCPSALVGTNFEKIRHHLTAMEANEFVVEITEYSNIGYGCEVIDNIRDIKKLGITIALDDFGTGNNNIEIISIISPTYLKLDRCFVKDIESGEHHQAVLLNISEIGRLSNITMIYEGVETRRQQYILCQLGYNLHQGYLYSRPSNSEE, from the coding sequence ATGCACTGTTCTTTCAACATAAATAACAATAATGAGAGCTTGCAACTAATTTATAATGAAGAAAAGATATATATCAAAAGGGACAGTAATAAAATATCAGAAGAAACCCTTAATAGTAAAGAGAGTTTTGTTCTAAAATTTTTATTAGAACATTCATCAATATCAAACCCTCAATCGGCTAGAGATGTTGAAGAGTCATTTAAATTACATTTTGATGAGGAGTTCAGCTTGTATGCATTAAAAAACATTATCGCGTCGATAAGAAAGAAATATCGTAACCTATGTAAAAAGGCCAACGTAAATAATAAAAATGAACTGATATCGAATCTCTATAAAGTCGGTTACTTCATCGACCTTGATAAAAGTTCTACCAATCGAATTGCACCGAAGTACAACATCAACCAATTCAAACCTAGCCACAAAGACGTGTTAAAGCTGATGTTCAACGCTTACCAAAAAGAGTTGATAAGAGCCTTGATACTTGTGTTCACTGTTTCGTCAATTATCTTATTCGTTGTCTACTTTTTCCAAATCCTTTATACGACGAAAATCGCCGATGAATACAGTCAAAACACCAAAGAAATTGCTGAAGAAGTCATGAGTTACGGCTGCAACAACGAAGGCACAGTGCATGCGTTAAGGCACTCACTCAATTTGGATTCTGTAGTGATGACGACGCCTTTGGGTTCATGTTATGTATCCAAAACACGTTCGAAGATGGTAGAACTCGATCAGATTGATGGCTTTTACGATAGCGCTGATTTTGCTTACTCACGATTTACCGACCTTGAGCATGACATTGACCTTACTGTGCGGATCTCCAAAGGTTCAATTGAAGCTCGGTACCGAAATTCGTTACTGCCTTTGTTAGTTGACTCTGTCTCTATCCAAAAGAACGGTTACTACATTCTAAACCTTGGGGAAAATAGTACATCTATCTATCAAGCCCCACTCCCAAGCGGTGCGTCCATCACCTTCTACAGCAACGACATTGTCGCGTTGTGGGTTACGTTGGCAATGCTATTAGCCACTCTGCTCTATCACTCTTATATTTTAGGTTTTGTGGTCTATATACTTCGCTGGAAAAACATATCTTTTGAAGAAGAGCCCATCATCAATACAGAAGATAATAGCGTCCTGTATTACGAGCTGTTATCTAGAGTTCGGAATGTCGGTGTGTTGGACTTTATCAACACCATGAGACGCATCAACCTACTGACTTTCCATACGATTTTACTGATTGAAACCGTCAAGAATGCTAAAGCCAATAACAGCCACGAGATTTATGGCGTGAATGTTTGCCCAAGTGCATTGGTGGGAACGAATTTCGAGAAAATTAGACATCACTTAACCGCAATGGAAGCCAATGAGTTTGTAGTAGAGATAACCGAATACTCAAATATCGGTTATGGATGTGAAGTGATCGATAACATCAGAGACATTAAAAAGCTGGGGATTACTATCGCGCTGGATGACTTTGGAACCGGAAACAATAACATCGAAATAATCAGTATCATTTCCCCGACGTATCTCAAACTGGACCGTTGTTTTGTCAAAGACATCGAGTCAGGGGAACATCACCAAGCCGTGCTGCTCAACATCTCTGAAATTGGCCGCTTGTCCAACATTACAATGATTTACGAAGGCGTAGAGACTCGCAGGCAGCAATATATCTTGTGCCAACTAGGCTACAACCTGCATCAAGGTTACTTGTACAGCCGACCCAGTAACTCAGAGGAATAA
- a CDS encoding ABC transporter ATP-binding protein, whose amino-acid sequence MSTLLSVKNVTKTYSNQVGVENISFELKPGQVLGLLGHNGAGKSTLIKSLLGGHNYQGEIEVNGYHPIHQHAELMQHLSYISDVNVLPEWMTVKQLLRYTQGVHPSFNKQKAEQTLSSTNIKLSSTIKQLSKGMKVQLHLAIIIATDTQVLILDEPTLGLDLLYRDTFYRHLLEWFHDGERAMIIASHEVSEIEHLLTDVLILKQGHCVLQKSMEDIESDYFIIEVANNHSSEIQKLNPLTSQPGLGTTKWLLEGQYRTQVESLGNIYNVGLADLFLATQTEKA is encoded by the coding sequence ATGAGTACTTTACTTTCAGTGAAAAACGTAACCAAAACCTATTCAAACCAAGTGGGTGTTGAGAACATCAGCTTTGAGTTAAAGCCGGGCCAAGTGCTTGGGCTGCTTGGCCACAATGGCGCGGGTAAATCGACACTGATAAAATCACTGCTTGGTGGACACAACTATCAAGGTGAGATTGAGGTGAATGGTTACCACCCTATCCACCAGCACGCAGAGCTCATGCAGCACTTATCGTACATTTCAGATGTGAACGTGTTACCTGAGTGGATGACGGTTAAACAACTGCTTCGCTATACCCAAGGCGTGCACCCAAGCTTCAATAAGCAAAAAGCCGAACAAACGTTAAGCAGCACTAACATCAAACTCTCTTCAACGATCAAGCAACTTTCTAAAGGGATGAAAGTACAACTTCATCTTGCGATCATCATCGCTACCGACACTCAAGTGTTGATCTTAGATGAGCCAACGCTAGGCCTAGATCTACTCTACCGCGATACTTTTTATCGCCATCTTCTAGAGTGGTTCCATGACGGCGAACGCGCGATGATCATCGCTAGCCATGAGGTTTCAGAGATTGAACATCTATTGACGGACGTGTTGATTCTGAAACAAGGTCACTGTGTGTTGCAAAAGAGCATGGAAGACATCGAGAGCGACTATTTCATTATCGAAGTCGCAAACAACCACTCGAGCGAGATTCAGAAGCTCAACCCACTGACCTCACAGCCTGGGCTAGGAACCACTAAATGGTTACTGGAAGGCCAATATAGAACGCAAGTTGAATCATTGGGTAACATCTACAACGTGGGTCTCGCAGACCTATTCCTTGCAACACAGACGGAGAAGGCATAA
- a CDS encoding type II secretion system protein → MSRQNGFTLLELIVALLILAVVSAAAMVKFLDIQGSARASKIHDVAGNLRTGIDMIYAKSAIGGVEGQCNYVEKTEVETYYVCHGYPIAYVDSLRRLLNIDETELHVINKEVIPDSNAERVAAISFDTDNYTYLPEGDFCQVLYQPEKEPQIVVLDGAC, encoded by the coding sequence ATGAGCAGACAAAACGGCTTCACTCTCTTAGAACTTATCGTCGCTTTATTAATCTTAGCGGTGGTTTCTGCCGCGGCCATGGTCAAGTTTTTAGACATCCAAGGAAGTGCTCGAGCGAGTAAAATACACGACGTGGCCGGCAACCTACGCACAGGCATCGATATGATCTACGCTAAATCTGCAATCGGTGGTGTCGAAGGGCAATGTAACTACGTTGAGAAAACCGAGGTTGAAACCTATTACGTTTGTCATGGTTACCCAATCGCTTATGTCGATTCCTTAAGGCGCTTACTTAACATTGATGAAACTGAACTTCACGTCATCAACAAGGAAGTCATACCTGACAGCAATGCAGAGCGAGTCGCCGCTATCTCTTTTGACACTGACAACTACACCTATTTACCTGAAGGTGATTTTTGTCAGGTGCTGTATCAGCCAGAAAAAGAACCACAAATCGTCGTCCTTGATGGCGCATGTTAA
- a CDS encoding GntR family transcriptional regulator, with protein MTEWKDDQPIFRQLAAKISDQILQGVWLEQQALPSVRAVAADLKINHLTVMKSYQLLVDEGLVEKKRGQGMYVAEGALQKLKESAHQTFINTQIPAIAETLGIIDMSVEELVKQLEQHIKDKS; from the coding sequence ATGACCGAATGGAAAGACGACCAACCGATCTTCAGGCAGCTTGCTGCGAAGATCAGTGACCAAATTCTTCAAGGTGTTTGGTTAGAGCAACAAGCATTGCCCTCTGTGCGTGCTGTCGCTGCCGATCTCAAGATCAACCACCTGACTGTCATGAAAAGCTATCAGTTACTGGTTGATGAAGGCCTAGTAGAGAAAAAACGCGGCCAAGGCATGTATGTCGCGGAAGGTGCACTTCAAAAATTAAAAGAGTCGGCACACCAAACTTTCATTAATACACAGATCCCAGCCATCGCTGAGACGCTAGGCATCATTGATATGAGTGTCGAAGAACTCGTGAAACAGCTAGAACAACATATAAAGGACAAGTCATGA